Proteins co-encoded in one Gossypium arboreum isolate Shixiya-1 chromosome 11, ASM2569848v2, whole genome shotgun sequence genomic window:
- the LOC108479900 gene encoding 4-coumarate--CoA ligase-like 9 has product MAERNPSRSNAGFCYETRIYSSLRQPVPLPPADQPLSVAEYCLSIFSSISTSGATPFAVNATTGQTLSYSEFVSQVRSLAYCLKKRYSLSQNDVAFVLSPTSLHIPVLFFALMSLGIIVSPANPLGSNSEIAHQVQLSKPVIAFATSRTSHKIPSLKHGTILLDSPEFLYFLTQSNIDGNIIKRIKVNQSDSAAILYSSGTTGRVKGVMMSHRNLIAMMAGIHHYNTIEAEGSDNPPRSVTFFTVPLFHVFGFFMLLGAVLSADTVVLTERFEFAEMLRAIEKYKITFMPVSPPLVLAFVKSNLTKKFDLSSLQMLGCGGAPLGREVAQLFNEKFPNVLLLQGYGLTETGGGATNVLGPEEAARYGTVGRLAENMEAKIVDPETGESLPPGQRGELWLRGPTVMKGYLGDEKATAETLDSEGWLKTGDICYFDTEGFLYIVDRLKELIKYKAYQVPPAELEHLLHSHPEIADAAVIPYPDEEAGQIPMAYIVRNPGSSLTAAQTMDFIAKQVAPYKKIRRVAFIDSIPKNPAGKILRRELVNHTGGLSRL; this is encoded by the exons atggcggaaagaaaTCCAAGCCGTTCAAACGCCGGATTCTGTTACGAAACGAGAATTTACAGTAGCTTAAGGCAGCCCGTCCCTCTCCCGCCAGCTGATCAACCTCTTTCCGTCGCGGAATATTGTCTCTCCATCTTCTCTTCCATTTCCACCAGCGGCGCCACCCCTTTCGCCGTCAATGCAACCACCGGCCAAACGCTGAGTTACTCTGAATTCGTTTCTCAGGTCCGTTCCCTTGCTTACTGTCTCAAAAAACGCTACTCTCTGTCCCAAAACGATGTCGCTTTCGTCCTCTCCCCTACTTCTCTTCATATCCCTGTGCTTTTCTTTGCTCTCATGTCGTTGGGAATCATCGTCTCTCCCGCTAACCCGCTTGGTTCCAACTCGGAAATCGCTCACCAGGTCCAGCTCAGTAAACCGGTTATTGCCTTTGCTACTTCACGAACCTCTCATAAAATTCCATCTCTCAAACACGGAACTATCCTCTTGGACTCGCCCGAGTTTCTATATTTCTTAACTCAGTCCAATATCGATGGTAACATCATTAAACGAATCAAGGTAAATCAGTCCGATTCGGCAGCCATTTTATATTCTTCCGGAACCACTGGGCGGGTAAAGGGTGTGATGATGTCTCACCGCAACTTAATCGCAATGATGGCGGGGATTCATCACTACAACACAATCGAAGCTGAAGGTAGCGACAATCCACCGCGATCGGTGACATTCTTCACCGTGCCACTGTTCCACGTATTCGGTTTCTTTATGCTGTTAGGGGCGGTTTTGTCGGCTGATACCGTAGTTTTGACGGAGAGGTTTGAATTTGCCGAGATGCTGAGAGCCATCGAGAAGTACAAGATTACTTTCATGCCGGTATCGCCGCCGCTTGTGCTGGCGTTTGTCAAATCGAATTTGACTAAAAAGTTCGACTTGAGCTCACTTCAAATGCTTGGCTGCGGTGGCGCGCCGCTTGGTCGGGAGGTAGCTCAGCTGTTCAACGAGAAGTTCCCCAATGTGTTATTGCTACag GGGTATGGGCTGACTGAGACTGGAGGAGGAGCAACTAATGTGTTAGGGCCTGAGGAGGCTGCTCGGTATGGGACTGTCGGCCGCCTTGCCGAAAATATGGAAGCCAAGATTGTTGATCCTGAAACTGGAGAGTCGCTGCCACCCGGGCAGAGAGGGGAACTATGGTTGCGGGGCCCAACAGTAATGAAGG GTTATCTAGGTGATGAGAAGGCAACAGCGGAAACCTTGGATTCAGAAGGGTGGTTAAAAACTGGTGATATTTGCTATTTTGACACAGAGGGGTTCCTTTACATTGTAGATAGATTGAAGGAATTGATCAAATACAAGGCATATCAG GTACCTCCAGCTGAATTGGAGCATTTACTTCATTCCCATCCTGAAATTGCTGATGCAGCTGTGATTCC GTATCCCGACGAAGAAGCAGGGCAGATTCCAATGGCTTATATAGTGAGAAACCCTGGAAGTAGCCTCACTGCGGCTCAAACCATGGATTTTATTGCAAAACAG GTTGCACCGTACAAGAAGATTCGTCGTGTTGCATTTATCGATTCCATTCCGAAAAATCCAGCAGGAAA